DNA sequence from the Prinia subflava isolate CZ2003 ecotype Zambia chromosome 25, Cam_Psub_1.2, whole genome shotgun sequence genome:
CCGTACCTCTGACAGAAAGATGGGGAAGAAATTTTCTTCTGGGGAGCCTGAGATACGTCCTGATGCTTAGCAGAGTGTTTTAGAAGTAAAACATCAAGCTATAAACCATCTTCTCTCTGTTCATCTGTGAATACTTGTATGGAAGACAACTTCTCTGGTTATCCACAGCCGTGAAAGCAGTAATTGCACTTGTGGGTTGCTAATTCCcagtttttttcctgggaaatctGCAGCAAAAAGCAGCAGGCCCACAAGGGGCAGGAGTTAAAGCAGTTAAGACCATGAACATGTGTGGTAGATAGATTTGTCTGCTGCAGTTTTGGGATTGAGCAAGAAGTGCTGGGGAGAAATGGGAGCAGAAGAGGCTGACCTGGGAATGTTGTGAACATGCAGCATAACCAGCACCTCTCACTTCAGAAAAGCTGCAGGCTTTTGAGTTGGGTGCTGGGTGGACTTGGTGATGAGGTAGAAACATCAAATACTGCAtggaagatgctgctgctgctctgactgCCAGAAGTGTGGGTTTGGATTTTAAATAACGTAGCCTTGATTTGCAGAGCAGTTACCTTGTCCTTATtagggaaagcaggagaggtGATACAGATGTGTGCCACTGCTTCCTCTTCCTGCCATCCCTTCCAGCCTTTCCTTGCCCACAGACACATGTCTCAGAGAGAACAGACTTCTAAGGCAGGGTCTTTAGTAccctttaaaatgtgttttcactTCAAAACAGAACTGTATTTTGCTGAATTAAACATGGGAATGGCTCTGTGACATCCTGGTTATCCTTTAAAAATTGTGGTGACAGCTGATGCACTGATGGATACCTGACCTTCTCCTCTTTCAGGTTGTGTtagcaaatatttaattcatGCTGGaccttgcatttattttatgttgcatttatttttatgatttcaCTCTGCCACATCCTCTTCAGGGCAGCGCACCACCAGAGGGGTTTTTAGACTCATCTCTTTCAGGGAGGGTGGAGCATCTATCTACATGAGAAAAAGCAGCTGCGTGTTAAGGTCTCAGACGCAACAATGGAAAGAAACGAGTGAACCATACGGCCGAACACAGGGACTGCCTGGGATGGAATCTCCTCAGCTGAGGTAGTTCCCACTTTTGCAGCTACGTGCCTGCAGTTCCGTGGTGTGCAGGAACTGCCTCAGAATCAGCATCAGGACTGGGATCCCCGTGGGAGCGCCTGTGTGCCGACGTCTCCCTGCTCGCCCCAGAAGGAGAATCAGAACACCAGAGCACGctggatctgctgctgctccctcctgggctgAGGAGGGCTCCTCTTGAGCCTGGTAACAGAGTGAAtctcccccagcctcagcactCCTTGGGATGAATCCGAGCAGGAGCGGTGCCGTTCCCCGGCTGGAAGAGTGACACGCGTATCGCATGGTGTTGTGCAGCCACCACCACCGAGGCTgagtaaaaattttaatttattttaatgcagcTGTTGAGGCATTTAGATTCCATCAAAGGCAGTAACACAAGGAGAGCCACAACAGAGAACACAAATATTcctttgctatttttaaatgggtctgcttcatctctgcttGGTTGGTCCTTTTTGGATTTTGAGAGTTCCTTCTCGCTCAGAAGCACAGCTGTTCAGGGgttgtgaattttaaaaattccagatTAAATTCTGCGTTTCACACATGAATATTTAAACTGAGTCATATACTCTCGTCTTTCTGTAAGGTcccatttttaataattaatgcCAGTTCTTTTGAGGAAATAAACCCCATATATGAGATTCgtatgcatttaaaaaaaaagatacttctCTGGGACAAGTTCCAATATGACAATATTCTGTTATGAATATTTATGGACGCATCAAAATTGGTGAATACTGAATTTGCTGATAGAATTTATGgaaggtttgttgttttttgttttactttgctcTTGAAAGAGACTGAGAAATTCTTTGCAAATTGGGTCAAGTTCAGTACATGAGTCTGGtcaaaatgtatatttttcactttttggttaaaaaaattcagcttttaaagTTTCAAACTTTTTTGATTGAAAGCAACTTTTGCATGCATAATGTATTCaagtgcaaagaaaaaaatccccaaaacttCTGACAGCACTGaataaaatgaagcaaaacaaaatatttcctttatgtCAAAGATTTTAtgtgaatgaaaatgaaatttgagACTTTTTAATGTAAGAATTGCATTACTTATTGCACATTAGTAGCAGAATATAGATCAGTGTGGTTGTATTGGCATTTTTACTGGGTTGTAATGAAAGCTTTTCATCCAGATGTACCACAATTCTGTGTTAGAGTTGTGAAAAAAACAATTCTTTGAGGAAAGCAGTTCTATTGAGGGTGGcgaggcactggaacaggttgcccagaaaagctgtggatgcttcatccctggaagtgttcagggtcAGGCcggatggagctctgagcaacctggcctgGTGGAAGtatccatggcagggggttgaaactggaagatctttaaggtcctttccaacccaaaccgttctgtgATTCAGTGACTTGAATATGCACTTGTGTTAGGGAAAACACCATCCCTTGCATTTGGCACGTGACTGTGGCAGCATTTGCTCTTCCTGTGCTGCATGTGTGGCAGTGTTGTGGCTTCTCTCCTGTGCACCAGGCATCCTCACGTGGTTGgtttcacatttaaaatgaaatctttaaTGCTGCATAGTTGAAGCCTGTACTCTCACGGCAGTTGGTACCAGATGAGCATTCAGGTCTCTGGGTGCAGAGTGAACCCTGGctgcctttccttctcttcccagcacATGCTGGGGAACTTGGTTGTGTTTGAATCAGGGAGTGAACAGTGCGTGATCCAAACAATCCACAAGGAAAGTCTTGTTACTGCAAATACGACATTTCTGAATCAGCTGTTGCACAGAGATGTTTGCTTGTCTGCTGCATCTTGGGTTTTGCCTTGGGAATGAAAACATCGTGTCAGTATTTCCCATGGGATGAGAGCACAATTTTCTGATCATCTCTAGCTGTGGGTGCCTGATTCAGACAGTAAATTATTAAAGAGATAGAAATGGCAGCATTTATAAGACATGGTTTGTTAAAAGGTTTACATAGTTGCACAACAGCAGGAGTTACTAGATGCCTCTTTAGTTCACCCTGCCTATGGATGCAAGAAGCAAACTCATATAGTTTTGATTCCTTGCAATAGGAGGGTTGCTCTTTTTGTCCTGCTCCAAAAGGGAAGTTGCTCTTCAAGAAATTAAAGGCATGCAAAGGCcaggaataatttctttgcCAAACAGCTGATGAAGTCTAGACCCTGAGTGGTACcagaggatttaaaaaaaacctgtttgtaAACAGTAGCacttttgttgttattgtttgttttgttttaaatgttgtgtctttattttctttttaattttttttattttcaaccCTGTTTTTGCCTTATGTTCTTAAATATAAGAATGACACTTGACATGGTCTTGTTTAGGGCTCCTGCTTTCAAAGGAAACAGGGGTTTTACTGCAAGTTCTCTTTGAAGGGATGAGCACAACAATTTGTGACTACAtgcctttttctttgccttcattttctgcagtgctgattCCTTCTGCTAAAGATGGCTCAGAAatgggcagctctggctgtgctccttTTCTTGCCAATCAATCTGGTTGAAGGTAAGTGAGAAAGATCCAAAACTACATGTAACGTTGTTTGGTCCTCTGAATTTCTGACTTTCCAGGACACTGAAACTTCATAGTACACCAGAGCAAAGTTTGCCTATTGTTTAGTGGGAATGGAAAGAGTAATGTCACCTCAGCTGGCAAAATAATTGAGTGCCTTGCAGAATGGCACAGAATGATAAATCTGATAGGAATCCAAAACTGGTCATCTAAAGACACATCTGTTCAGCTGGGACAAAGGCAGGAGAGCTATGATTTCTGGAATAAAAGGGATCCACATGTCTCTTACTAAACTGCTGCTCCAAGTGATGTTGGTTTTAACTGTGCCATAGGTGTGTGTTCCACAGCTGTCCCAGGTTTTACTGGCACTTGAAGCAAGGCACCTAATTCAGGAacacaataatttttttaaaagcactttcCTTTCCCTTAAGAGAGGATTTTACCTGCCCCATCAATTTTTCAAAGCCTGTATTAAAGTGACAGAAATTTGTTGCCTGAAATAAAGGTGGAGGACTTGAAGCTCAAGTCAGCATCATTGTCCACAGCAAAAAGGCACCATCTCCACTGCACTTCCAAACTTCAGGAAGGTGGATCAGGAAGCTGAATACTAATATGTGCCCCAAGGTTGCCAGTGCAGTCAGGAAGTATTTTTTGAAGTGTGATGAAGCCAAGAGTTTCCTGTGCTTGTACAATGGCTGTAGCAtctttttaatgtcatttttcaTCTTATGCAGCTCACAACATGAGTGTAGAGGCTGGCCAtgaagctgtgctgagctgccccAACGTCTCCAAGGTGACTTTGGTGCTGGTGACATGGAAGATGAGTTCCAGCATTTGCCTCCTGTCCTACCGTAGGGATCACAATAAGACAAGCAGGGAGAACTGCAGTGAGAGGATCACGTGGAAATATTCACCTGTCAGTGACCCTGCGCTTCGTATTTACCCTGTGAACCTTGGGGATGAGGGGAACTACACCTGTGAAATTGCCAACAGTGAAGGGAATTTTAAGTTTTTCACTTCTCTGACTGTGATAGGTAAGACTGcatcactaaaataaaaattaatttagtctATCTGCAACATAGGCAGGAACAAAAGAATATTAGGAAGCATAATGAATACATCAAATCACCTTTTTCATATAGTCAGGTAAAATATATCTAGGTTTccataaattgaaaaaaaacccaaataaaccaCAGGAGGACTTTGTGATTTGGCTATATTAGTTAAATCATCTCAATATAACTAAAAATGATGAGAAATGAATTTTCAACTCTATGATTGCTATTACTAATTTTAgtcacttgatttttttttttttttggttgggttcTTTTAttagtttgttttggtttggggttttggtttttttgttgttcccTGCAGAATCTTACCTTTCTGATGAAGACATAGGTGTTGTGCAAGCTTTTCCCTGTTTTGCCAAATGCAGAATATGAGTTGTTGGACTTCAAGCAGAACAATTTTGCCCAATTCCTTTTTTTAGTTCCCTGCTATCATATTTTTGATTCTGCATATTCAAACCCCTAAATATTATACCCGAAGTTTCAACAATCTGCCTTTTCATCACTCAAGTGGTAAATCTTAATTTAATCCACCCCTCTCTATCATCCCATCTCCTGTTAATCTGTTGTTATCTTTTGGAAAACAGGAGGAAGCAGTAGTTTAGATGCAGCCAGCTAATTTTTGAGATGTCCACCTTGGACTTTTCGATGTAttgtttttccttaaagatgtgctaatatttcaaattattttaaaatctcaagAACTGGTTGCACAACTAAAAAAAATACCACCTATTTGTCACTTTCTCCGTTGGTGATTTTATACTAAAAATGAAATAGGATTATAAAATATGAATAGAAATAACAGttgtggtttttaaaaatttcttctgcAGTCCCTCCTATGGTGACTCTGACCCAGGACAAGAGCAGGGTGGCTGTCTGTCAGGCATCTGCAGGAAAGCCACCTGCTGACAtctcctggatccctgcaagCAGTCACAGCTCTGGGGAAGAATCCCATCACCCCAATGGAACAGTGACCAGAGTTAGCTACTTGGGCTTGGCCAACAGCTCATTTCCCTCTGTCACCTGCCTGGTCACCCACCCAGCCACGAACCAGACTCTGGTCATGGACCTGAGATGTAAATAATGTTATTCGGTGATTGCTTTTTATCGTGCCTTGGGCACCTTTCTGCCCTCTCTGCTGTTCTGTGTAGTTGTTCCCACTAAATGTCAGGGCCCTGGAATGAGGTTGGCATGGTTATAAGGTGAAGTCCTAGCGCATGTTGGGAGATAAATTAATAATCCTGAAACCAAATGCTTTGTGGTACTGTAGGGAGAAGCTGTCagagtgtttttctttcaattcctgttctgttttacaagaattccttattttgctttcagtggGCTCACCTTGGCTGGCTGCCAGGTGCCCTCCAAGCTGCTTTATTGCCCCCCCCTTTCAACAAGACATGGAGAAAAATACAATGGACAGCTCGTGGGTCAAGGTGAAGACGGAGAAATCATTCACCAGttactgtcacaggcaaaaGAGACTTGAGAGAAAGTAATTTCTTGCCACTCAAATGAGAGTAGGATAGTGAGAAACAAGAACGAATCAAAAAGCACCTTCCCCACAACATTTTGTCCAGCTTTTCCACGGTAGTCATGGTCTGGAGAAAATTTCCTTGCACAATGTCTGTCTGTGACTTGTAAGAGTTCCAGAGGTACTAAAGGCTAAAATTCAGCTtctcctctggctgtgctgggcctGTTGGAAGTAGGATTGCAGTAGGATTTGTAAGAACAGCTACATAAGTGCTCATATCACCAAAGTATCTCTGCTAGTAGAGGCATGAAGAACAGAAATCAGCATAAACCAGTCATTAGTAACAGCATTTTGCAGGCATGGCTGCTCAGTCATTCAGGGCTAGTAGTACTTGAAGAAAATGAGACTGTAAAGGCAGGtgagttaaaaatgaaaatgtgtttatacACACAGATGACTGGGGGTGTGAGGCAGCTTCTTATTGCTGGTTGGCATCCAGACATCCCATCTGTGTCTCTCTGCTTTGTTTGGAAGCAGAGGATTAGCTTTTCCCTCCAGTTAAGGTAGGCAGTAACATCACAAATCCATGGATACTGACATCTAGCTCTGTAACTTGCTCTCTTTTCTCATTGCTCAGACTCTTCCCATGGGCTTCTCTACATCCTGAtaggagcagctgcaggtgtcagtgctgtcactgctgtgatTTTATGCTTGCTTTTCAGGTGCAGAGGTGAGTCCTTTGGTGAACCTGAAATATATTACAGTCCCAttgctggctctgtgcaggcacAAGGACATGCACTTTATTGCTGAGACTCAGGTGGGAGGCAAGGGCTGAGGGAAATGTTCATATATGCACTGTCCTTTTGGAGAAGTCGTGATAAAATAAGGGGGCCAATTTAAAATAAGTCTGGAGTTTTGAAAGAGCCGTAGGTATCGTGGTATTAATGCATTACAGACATGTCAGAGATTTATTCAGGATGAAAAGGGTTCTTTCGGAGAATAGGGCAGGCTTGGAGTTTTTTGAattgtttgttttgcatttaCTGGCACAAAATTCTGTACTTAAGAATGACAGTTCATAAACTAATGACTAAACACAAATGATCTCTGTTTCCATGAGCAGTGATAAGTTTTCCCTTGAGCAAGTGTAAGAATAGGCCAAATATACATACTTCAATATCTTTCAAATAATTGTGCATTGGCATATTAGATAGCtgatttgtttcatttctcaTACTAAATGAAAACACAGCTACTGAGAGGAAAATGAACTCTGCCCCAGTAGAAACCAGGACACTCAGCAAAAGTTTCAATGAAGGGAAAAACACAACAAGAGCGTGTTAAAGAGTAAGATGTAAAAAAATGAGAACTTAACATATGAGGGTTACCATATTTTGAAGAAAGTCTTTcaagagctggaggcagctaGAGCAGAACCCCAGATACAACAGCTGTGTACCCTGCACCATCAAACCATTTTAACCTCCTGACATCCTCCTTTCAGCTCGCTGGTTACGTAAATGGGCACGTGGCCCGGCAGAACGCTTTACAGTAAGTGGCttttgtgcctgtgtgtgtgctttGCAGGTTTTGGTGTATTCTTCACTAAAACTTGTAATTTCTTTGCAATCTGTCTGCTCTGACAAACCTCCCATTTACCTCTGTGAGCCCTTGGAGAGGGGAATGAGGAACA
Encoded proteins:
- the LOC134561942 gene encoding cell surface glycoprotein CD200 receptor 1-B-like; protein product: MAQKWAALAVLLFLPINLVEAHNMSVEAGHEAVLSCPNVSKVTLVLVTWKMSSSICLLSYRRDHNKTSRENCSERITWKYSPVSDPALRIYPVNLGDEGNYTCEIANSEGNFKFFTSLTVIVPPMVTLTQDKSRVAVCQASAGKPPADISWIPASSHSSGEESHHPNGTVTRVSYLGLANSSFPSVTCLVTHPATNQTLVMDLRYSSHGLLYILIGAAAGVSAVTAVILCLLFRCRARWLRKWARGPAERFTTKTYKFPPSPARREAVKPPDFLEDIYENYSPRTVYVCL